The DNA sequence GCAAAGAAATTTACTAACCCCATTATTGCCTCTCCCGATATTGGTGGGGTAGCACGTGCACGCTACTTTGCCAATAGGTTGGGACTTGATATGGTTATTGTAGACAAGCGTCGTGAGAAAGCAAATGTTGCAGAGGTGATGAATATTATTGGTGATGTGAATGGTAAAAATGTTATTCTTATTGATGATATGGTTGATACTGCTGGAACAATGGTGAAAGCAGCATCTGCACTTAAAAAATGTGGAGCAGTATCGGTTATGGCTTGCTGCACGCATCCCGTACTCTCTGGGTCAGCCTATGAGCACATCGAGAAGGGAGAGCTAGATGAACTGGTTGTTGCAAACACGATTCCTATGACGAAGCAATCAAAAAGGATTAAGATGCTCTCTACTGCTTCAATGCTAGGAGAAGTGATCCGTAGAGTCCATAACAATGAGAGCGTGAATTCTCTATTTGAGATAAGCTGAGAAACAAAGAGATAAACATTAAGGCAGTCCATACAGATGTTTTGCCTTGATGAACATCATAGCTTTTGATTATTCTAAGGAATAGTACCGTGAGTAAAAAAGTACCACAGAAGAATATCCGAAACTTCTCCATTATTGCCCATATTGATCACGGCAAGTCAACCTTAGCAGACCGTATTATTCAAGAGTGTGGCGCGGTGACAGATAGACAGATGTCCGCACAAGTAATGGATACAATGGACATTGAAAAAGAGCGTGGTATTACCATTAAGGCTCAGTCAGTAAGGTTGGACTATGTTAAGGGCGAAGAGCACTATATTCTTAATCTTATTGATACTCCAGGGCATGTTGATTTTTCTTATGAAGTGAGCCGTTCGCTTGCATCATGTGAAGGGGCACTGCTTATTGTCGATGCAGCACAAGGTGTAGAAGCGCAAACTATTGCCAATGTTTACATTGCCATCGAGAATGATCTTGAATTGATTCCTGTGGTTAACAAGATTGATTTACCTGCAGCAGACCCCGATAGAGTACTTGGTGAACTTGAAGAAGCCATTGGTATTGATGCGACCGAACATGCACTTGTCTCTGCCAAGACAGGACAGGGGGTTTCTGAACTTATTGACATGATTATTGAAAAAATCCCTGCACCAAAAGGAGATGAAACAGTACCAACAAAAGCACTCATCTATGATAGTTGGTTTGATAATTATTTGGGAGCACTAGCGCTGGTGCGTGTCTTTGACGGTAAGATAGAAAAAGGCCAGAAGATCAAGATCATGGGTACAAAAGAGGAGCATCAGGTACTCGACCTGATGTATCCTAATCCTATCAACCTTATTAAAACGAAAGAAATTGAAACAGGAGAAGTGGGTATTGTTGTTACTGGTCTTAAAACAGTCGAAGCACTTCAAGTAGGGGACACTATCACTGATGCAAAGAATCCAACATCTGAAGCAATTGGTGGATTTGAGCCCGCAAAACCATTTGTATTTGCGGGTATTTATCCAATTGAGACAGATAAGTTTGAAGATTTACGAGATGCTCTTAATAAACTCAAGCTCAATGATTCTTCTCTAACTTTTGAGCCCGAAAGCTCTATGGCATTGGGATCTGGTTTCCGTACAGGTTTCTTAGGTATGTTGCATATGGAGGTGGTAAAGGAGCGTTTAGAGCGTGAATTCAATCTTGAGCTTATTGCTACGGCACCAACAGTAGTTTACCGTGTCAGGAAGACAGATGGTGAGGAGATAGAGATACAGAATCCTTCAGAACTACCAGAATCACAAAAGATAGATACTATTTATGAGCCATATGTCAAGGCAACTATTTTAACACCACAGGAGTATGTAGGGAATCTTATTAAGCTACTCAATGACCGTCGTGGCATTCAAGTGAAGATGGACTACTTGAATGAAACACGGGTGCTCATGGAGTATGATATCCCGATGAATGAGATTGTTATGGATTTCTATGATAAACTTAAATCTATTACCAAGGGGTATGCAAGTTTTGATTACGAGCCTATTGGCTTCAGATCGGGCAGTTTAGTCAAGCTTGATATCCGTGTGGCAGGAGAAGTGGTAGATTCGCTTTCAATTATTGTTCCTCAAGATAAAGCACGTACGCGTGGGCTTGCTTTCGTTGAAAAACTTAAAGAACTTATACCTCGCCAACTCTTTGAAGTAGCAATACAGGCGAGTATTGGTAATAATATTATTGCTCGTACCAATGTTAAGTCGATGGGTAAAAATGTGACTGCAAAGTGTTACGGTGGTGATATTACCCGAAAACGTAAACTACTTGAGAAACAGAAAGCAGGTAAAAAACGTATGAAGGCAATTGGTAAAGTCAATGTGCCACAAGAAGCTTTTATGGCAGTATTAAAGCTTGATAGCTAAGAAAGATAGCAGTATGACATTTATCCCACTTGAAGAAGATCACAAAACAATTGCAAGAGGCTTTCGAAAAGCACCATTCTTTGTATTTTTAGATAAAGGAAAAATTACCATACAAGAAAATACCCATCGAAGAGAAAAGTCTACTTCATTTTTTGAGTACTTTAAAACACTTGGTGTTGATGTTCTTTACATTAAGAACCTTGGGTATAACACCTTTCTCAAGCTTTATAATATGAGAATATCAGTCTATCTTGTACAAGAGTCAAAATACTATTACTATATTAAATCCAATGAACTGCTATTGCTTGATACCATATCTGCAAAAACCTATTGTACAATGGGGCATCAATAATGGGTTGGGCAATACATCTACATCTCATTGCTGCTATTGCATGGATTGGTGGAGCATTTTTTATGTTTGTCTTGGGGATTTCACTATATAAAAAGAGTGATCAAGAAGCAGTTTACCCACGGATTGGACCCATTTATGGTTATTTTGAAACAGGGGCATTATTATTAATTTTGGCTTCAGGGATTACCATGATTAATAATAATGGATTGATTACAATACTTTTTGATACAGCCATACACAATGAAGTGATTGATGCGTTGCGAACAAAGTTGATGATTGTAGTGGTGATTATTGTGATGACGGTAGTACATTTTGTTATTAGTATTAAAACCCTCCATAGGGAAAAAACCCCATTGGAACATTTTTTATCAAAAGCATCATCTATGGGTATTTTTATTCTCAATCTATTTGTATTGCATTTTGCAATGATTATTCGGAATTTTTTATAGTTTTAAATAACTATGCGCTGCTTCTCTTGTAGTAAACTTAGTTTGCAGGCCATCTGTAAGACTTGCTGGAAAACTCTCTTTAGACCAGACATTAAAACTCAGACTGTGGGTACACTTGATGTAATTAGTTTTTATCGCTACAGTACACTTGAGCCACTGCTTCTTACTAAGCATAAACCTGAAGGGTTTCGTATCTATAAAACATTAGGAGAAAAGCTCTTTCATCCTTTTATGCAGGAATTTGTTGAATATGATGATAGAGATATCTATATTGTCGGCATAGATGAAGATGTCAAAAGTGGCTATTCGCATGTGGCACAATTAACCCATGCAATGAAGATGAAAGGTGTAACACCTCTGTATGGTGTGCTACGTGCAAGAAATAAAGTAAATTATTCAGGAAAATCACTGGAGTATCGTCTGAAAAATCCTAGAGATTTTTTCTACAGAGGTAAGTCAGATATTGATGTAATCCTTGTCGATGATATCATGACAACAGGTATTACGCTTCAGGAAGCACAAAAAGTACTACATATACATGGAATCAATATACTCTTTGCCATTACTTTAGCAGATGTAGATAATTAAGAGTCTTTAACTCCCATTTAAAAGCAGCTGTGCTATACTGAAGTATGATGAATGAAAAACAAACATTGATTAAACTGCTTAAGACATCTAAAGGAAAGAGAGTACTTTTTTTGGGGAGAGAGGGTATCTTTACCCAGCAGGAAATAGACCGTTTTCTTAAGCCTTATGGCATGATGGCAGTAAAGATACTCGATGAAGATATTGTTGGCGTGATTGAAGGGCATAGGCTCAATCCAGTTGAAGAAGATATTTCTAACCAAGCTTACAGCAAAGGACTACCGTTCTATAAGTTGACAGAGCTTGAAGAGCTTCTCTCTGAAGAGATTGATGATGATGCGCTACTGATGGCAATTAAGCTAGGAAATGATCAAGAAAGAATAGTAAGATTGCTTGGCAATGAACATTTCAGTGACACATTCTTTGTTAGGTTGCTTAGGCTCTACATCTTTAATGAAGAGGAGGAGGACAACCGTCAGGACAGAGATATTATCATGTATACGCTTCGTCGCTATATTGATATTCGTCCTAGTGAGGAGGATTTGCTCTATAGCCATTTAACCCTACGTCGTCTTGCAACAGAGGCGACTAACTCAGAGCTACTTGATGTGTTATTGAATTTTCCAAATTTTAAATTCCTTGTTCGAGGAAAAGAGAGTGTGACGTTGCGCCAAACGATTGCAAGAAATATATATATAACTGAACCATTAGTACGTAAACTTCTCTCTTACCGTGATGTAAATATATTTCGGGCACTGGCAGGAAACCCAAAGACCTCTCTTGAGGTACTCAAATCTCTTTTTTCCAAAGAAGATCAAGAGATTGACAAAGCACTCGCAATAAACCTAACTATCGACAATACACTTTTTTGTGCACTACTAGAGCGAACAGATGAGGAGGTGATTGCTCTTTTGCTGACACATCAGCCAATTGATATGTTTCGTCTTAAGAAGATTAGACATATGCCACTCCCCATAGAATTGATGAAGTTAATAGGTGTAAATAAATATTTAGAAAAAGAAGCTATAGAGGCACTTCTGCAAGAAGAAGAACCAAAGGTGCTTGTAGCATTGAGTGAAAATAGTACAATTTCCTCTTCTGTGCTCAAATATATTTATGGGCTTAATCTTGAGGAAGTATTCATCCCAATGGCAAAAAATCCTTCTACGCCAGTATGGATACTCCAAGACCTCTACGAAGCACATGGAAATGATATGGAAGTGTTAGTGGCACTGGCACACAATCCTATGTTGCCACAGCCATTAATAAAAATACTTTTTGAAAAAGATTTGCTTGAGATTAACCGTGGATTAGCAACAAATACTTCACTTCCAATGAAATTACTTGATATTCTCAAGGTTGACACAAGGCTACAGAATGAGTTGGCACAAAATGAGAATCTTGCTAAATCTTATGAAGAGGTTTTGACACAAAAAAAAGTAATGATGAATATATAAACGAGGTTACAACACATGAAAGCATCAAGTATCATAAAGGTCATTGATAAATTAATTGATTCTCAGCTTCCAGTATTTATTTGGGGAGCACCAGGAATTGGGAAGTCCTCTATTGTTACACAAATTGCACAGACTAAGGGGCTTGACTTTCTTGACCTTCGGCTCTCTTTGCTTGATCCAACAGATTTGAAAGGAATCCCTTTTTTTAATACAGAGACCAAAGAGGGCACATGGGCAAAGCCAAGTTTTTTACCAAATGACCCTTGCTCTAAGGGTATTCTTTTCCTTGATGAAATTAACACAGCACCCCCTGCAGTACAAGCTTCTGCTTACCAGCTTATTCTTGATAGGAAAGTAGGGGAGTATGAGTTGCCTAAAGGGTGGAGCATTGTTGCAGCAGGAAATCGAGAGAACGATAGGGGGGTGATCTATAAGATGCCCCCACCTCTTGCCAACCGTTTTGTGCACTTTGAGATGGAGGTAGATTTTGATGACTGGAAGGCATGGGCATATAATTCAGGCATAGAGAGTACCATTATTGGGTATCTTGCTTATGATAAGAGTATGCTTTTTACTTTTGACCCTACCTCAAACGAAAAAGCTTTTGCAACACCAAGAAGCTGGGAGTATGTTGACAGTATTGTTAAAAGTAGTATAGATGCTGACTTGATGCTAGATAGTATCAGTGGTGCAGTAGGACGTGAAGCGGCAGTAGGGTACAGTAGTTTTAAAAAGGTAATGAAGCAATTGCCTGATTTAAGTAGTATACTTGATGGTACACTTACAGAATTCAAAGAGGAGAACCTTAAAGTGTTGATGGCGCTTACTGTTGGGCTGGTCAATGCTGTACGGGAGAGTGTTTCTAGTGAAGCCATCGAGAATGTACTCAACTTCTCTTTACAGCTTCCTAGCGAGTTTGCTATTATGCTAGTCAAAGATCTGCAATCGAATGGTTTGGACATAGAAGGATCTCCAGCATGGGGTGATTGGGTAAAAAAGTTTGCATACCTTCTAGGTTAATTTATCTTTATTGTAGTAACCCTAGCAGTGAAACAAAAAGTACTGGAGGGGTTATGATCAATCCAACTTTCATGTACTCACCCCATCCTATTTTCACCCCCTTTTGTGCCAGCACATGTAACCAGAGCAGGGTAGCGAGTGAACCAATAGGTGTCATTTTGGGACCAAGGTTTGCCCCAAGAATATTGGCATAGGCAAGTGCCTCATTGTCCACATAGCCGACTTTGTCTATAGCAATATCCATGAGCATGATGGTGGGCATGTTGTTCATGGTTGCCGAGAGAAATCCTGAGAGAAAGCCTGTCCCAATAATGGCTACAGTTTCCCCTTGTTTTCGCAATATCTCTATCCAGAGTGCGATTTCATTTGTAAGTCCAGCATTCTTTAGCCCATAGACCACTACATAGAGTCCGATGGAGAACCAGACCACCTGCCATGGTGCAGCCTTGATGGTCATAATGGGTTTGGTGGCTTTGTAGTGGGTAGCGATGACAAGGAAGATGAGTGCACCTCCAAGCGCAAAGAGTGAGACAGGTAGATGGAACTGTTCGCCTATGAAGTAGCCCAGCATTAAGAGTACAAGAAAGAACCAGCTTATCTTAAACATTGTCTTGTTCTTGATGACCGAAGAGGCCTCTGGTAGCAGTGCTACATCAACCTTAAGAGGGATATCTTTACGAAAGTAGAACCAGAGTATAGAAATGGATGCAATAATACTCAGAAGGTTAGGCAAAAACATATGGTGTGCATACTCAAGAAAGCCAATATCAAAATAGCCAGCCGTGACGATATTGGTAAGATTTGAGATAATCAGTGGATTAGAAGCACTGTCTCCAATAAACCCACCTGCCATCAAAAAAGCAAAGATAGCAACGGGGTTCATCTTGAGGTACTTCATTTTTGCAAGTAAAATAGGCGTGAGTATGAGTGCAGCACCATCATTAGCAAAGAATGCGGCAACCAGTGCACCAAGAATAAGAATATAAATAAACATTTTATTACCACTACCACCACTACGTTTTGCCATTTTGATAGCAGCCCATTCGAAGAAACCAATCTCATCGAGCACCATTGAGAGTAAGATGATACCAATGAATGCCAGTGTCGCATCCCAAACAATATCAATAACGGTAATGATATTGTTAATACTGACTATTCCAAGCAAGTAGGCAACCAGTGCACCAATAACTGCCGTAGTGCCTATTTGTAATTCCTTGGGCTGCCAAATAATAAAAAAAAGAGTCAATAAAAAAAGAGTGACTGCGATAAGCATTATGAGTTGAGTACCTTTGATTTTGCTAGTGCTGCTTCGATCTCTTCTTTGCTAACATTGCCACTAAGTTCAAGTGCAACATCTCCATCAATTCCTTTGACTTCCATGTTGGTAATTTTTTGTTTGGTCTCTTCACTCATGCATTCGCACTGCCCATTTTGACAGTTCTGTACCATATTGATAATATTTTGTTTTTCAACTGCCCCAGTAAAGCTGATTTTCACCCCATTATTGGTTTGTAGTACATTTTTGTTCATTATATTTCCTTTACTATATTGTTTGATAAGTTGGTTAATCTCTTGAGAGCAACAGCGTTTGTTTGGATTTTTCTTTTTACATGTATTTCCGGTACAGGCAGTGGTGTGTTCCTTAACCTCTTTGAGTGTAGTTGCTCCATTTTGTATCGCTTCCGCGATGGTCTGCTTGCTTACTTCCATACAGTAGCAGATAAGATCATTGTCATTTAGTATAGCAACATCATCAAAGCATTTAAGTACTTTCTCGATAGCAGGAAGCAACATTTGCTCTATTGCTGTATATGTCTTTTCAAAAGTATTATATCCTTTTCCATCAGGATCTTCAAAGCTCATATGAATAGTCTTAATTGGCTTGGGAAACATGGGGCAAGTCTCTTTGGCATGGTCACAGACAGTTACAATGAGGTTGTAGTCATTCTCTATGACTGCATCAAGTGTTTTAGAATGGTACGTGTTGCACCAGATACCTTTTTCTTTGAGCAGCTTTTTGGCATTGGGGTTAACTCTGCCTGAAGACCTGACACCAGAACTCTCCGCTTTAATACCTTCGAGATTGGCATTGATAAGTGCTTCTGCAATGATGCTTCTGCAACTGTTCCCAGTACAAAGTATGAGAACCTTTTTCATGAGACTCCTATCCTTGGATTAAGAGAGGATTATAGCGTAAATAGGGTTATTTTAAGTACAAAAGATTATTGGTTGTGACAAGTATTATCTATGTGATAGAAATTGATATATAGTTAATATTTTTGTGATGATATACTCTTCTAGAAAGGTTGTTAAGATTTTTTAGTTTCAAAAATAGTTTAATACTTTTTGTAAAACGATAGGCATAAAGTGAAATATGGAAAAAGAAAATTCAAACAACAATCCTCTCAATATCTTTTGATAATGCTGTGATAATCTCGTAACTGATTGTTCCTAGTTGTTTTGCTGCTTGTTGTGCATTGTTAAATATACATACCTCAGCAGTATCGCTTTCAAGTGTAATGAAGTCCATCGAAACACGGCCAAGAATAGGCAACCCCTCGGCGGTTACATAGGGGGCAAAAGTGTCACCTCGACACCAGCCATCTCCATAGCCAATATCGTAGGTAGAGATAGTCATATTGTTTGGTGCCACAAAGGTTCCACCGTACCCTACTCTCTTACCTGCTTTAAGTTTTAGGGTAGCATTTTTTTGTGCTATCAACTTCATGACTGGTTTAAGTTGTATAGAGTCAAAAGTTTTAGGAAGCTCATTGTAGCCATAGGCAGCAATGCCTACACGCACCATACCTTCATCAAAATGATTACTTCGCAAAATTGCTGCAGAGTTATGAGAGTGAAAATATATATTTGTAAAGCCTGCCTTTTGCACACGTCTCTTAATCTTCTCAAACTGCTTTTGTTGCCAAAAGAATTCTGATCCCATCTTATCGGCACTACGAAAGTGAGTCATCACGCCAACCAGTTCAAGCTCTTGGTTCCGGATCATCTCTAGTGCTTTATCAAGCTCTGTGATGTCAATACCGTTTCGGTGCATACCTGTATCGACTTTGAGCTCAACCTTTGCACCCAATTCTGAACATTCAATATCTAAAAGTGTATTGAGTGCAAAACAGCATACTTCATCTTTTGTTGCCCTATCACCTAGCACA is a window from the Sulfurovum sp. genome containing:
- a CDS encoding MoxR family ATPase, producing MKASSIIKVIDKLIDSQLPVFIWGAPGIGKSSIVTQIAQTKGLDFLDLRLSLLDPTDLKGIPFFNTETKEGTWAKPSFLPNDPCSKGILFLDEINTAPPAVQASAYQLILDRKVGEYELPKGWSIVAAGNRENDRGVIYKMPPPLANRFVHFEMEVDFDDWKAWAYNSGIESTIIGYLAYDKSMLFTFDPTSNEKAFATPRSWEYVDSIVKSSIDADLMLDSISGAVGREAAVGYSSFKKVMKQLPDLSSILDGTLTEFKEENLKVLMALTVGLVNAVRESVSSEAIENVLNFSLQLPSEFAIMLVKDLQSNGLDIEGSPAWGDWVKKFAYLLG
- a CDS encoding arsenic transporter, giving the protein MLIAVTLFLLTLFFIIWQPKELQIGTTAVIGALVAYLLGIVSINNIITVIDIVWDATLAFIGIILLSMVLDEIGFFEWAAIKMAKRSGGSGNKMFIYILILGALVAAFFANDGAALILTPILLAKMKYLKMNPVAIFAFLMAGGFIGDSASNPLIISNLTNIVTAGYFDIGFLEYAHHMFLPNLLSIIASISILWFYFRKDIPLKVDVALLPEASSVIKNKTMFKISWFFLVLLMLGYFIGEQFHLPVSLFALGGALIFLVIATHYKATKPIMTIKAAPWQVVWFSIGLYVVVYGLKNAGLTNEIALWIEILRKQGETVAIIGTGFLSGFLSATMNNMPTIMLMDIAIDKVGYVDNEALAYANILGANLGPKMTPIGSLATLLWLHVLAQKGVKIGWGEYMKVGLIITPPVLFVSLLGLLQ
- the lepA gene encoding translation elongation factor 4; this translates as MSKKVPQKNIRNFSIIAHIDHGKSTLADRIIQECGAVTDRQMSAQVMDTMDIEKERGITIKAQSVRLDYVKGEEHYILNLIDTPGHVDFSYEVSRSLASCEGALLIVDAAQGVEAQTIANVYIAIENDLELIPVVNKIDLPAADPDRVLGELEEAIGIDATEHALVSAKTGQGVSELIDMIIEKIPAPKGDETVPTKALIYDSWFDNYLGALALVRVFDGKIEKGQKIKIMGTKEEHQVLDLMYPNPINLIKTKEIETGEVGIVVTGLKTVEALQVGDTITDAKNPTSEAIGGFEPAKPFVFAGIYPIETDKFEDLRDALNKLKLNDSSLTFEPESSMALGSGFRTGFLGMLHMEVVKERLEREFNLELIATAPTVVYRVRKTDGEEIEIQNPSELPESQKIDTIYEPYVKATILTPQEYVGNLIKLLNDRRGIQVKMDYLNETRVLMEYDIPMNEIVMDFYDKLKSITKGYASFDYEPIGFRSGSLVKLDIRVAGEVVDSLSIIVPQDKARTRGLAFVEKLKELIPRQLFEVAIQASIGNNIIARTNVKSMGKNVTAKCYGGDITRKRKLLEKQKAGKKRMKAIGKVNVPQEAFMAVLKLDS
- a CDS encoding alanine racemase, with the translated sequence MAKIIISKDNFYHNLNQIVLKIGSKEKIAIVLKNNAYGHGLVHMAKLASAFGITRAVVRNRIEAEIIRKYFGYILVLGDRATKDEVCCFALNTLLDIECSELGAKVELKVDTGMHRNGIDITELDKALEMIRNQELELVGVMTHFRSADKMGSEFFWQQKQFEKIKRRVQKAGFTNIYFHSHNSAAILRSNHFDEGMVRVGIAAYGYNELPKTFDSIQLKPVMKLIAQKNATLKLKAGKRVGYGGTFVAPNNMTISTYDIGYGDGWCRGDTFAPYVTAEGLPILGRVSMDFITLESDTAEVCIFNNAQQAAKQLGTISYEIITALSKDIERIVV
- a CDS encoding ComF family protein, which gives rise to MGTLDVISFYRYSTLEPLLLTKHKPEGFRIYKTLGEKLFHPFMQEFVEYDDRDIYIVGIDEDVKSGYSHVAQLTHAMKMKGVTPLYGVLRARNKVNYSGKSLEYRLKNPRDFFYRGKSDIDVILVDDIMTTGITLQEAQKVLHIHGINILFAITLADVDN
- a CDS encoding (2Fe-2S)-binding protein, with amino-acid sequence MEVSKQTIAEAIQNGATTLKEVKEHTTACTGNTCKKKNPNKRCCSQEINQLIKQYSKGNIMNKNVLQTNNGVKISFTGAVEKQNIINMVQNCQNGQCECMSEETKQKITNMEVKGIDGDVALELSGNVSKEEIEAALAKSKVLNS
- a CDS encoding ribose-phosphate pyrophosphokinase; its protein translation is MSGYMIFSGTSNLQLAEEIATYLEMPLSKANINRFSDGEISIQIAESVRGKDVFIVQPTSAPANANLMELLIMTDALKRSSAKSITAVVPYYGYGRQDRKAAPRVPISAKLVANLMETAGITRMVTVDLHASQIQGFFDIPVDNLYGAILFMDYIKAKKFTNPIIASPDIGGVARARYFANRLGLDMVIVDKRREKANVAEVMNIIGDVNGKNVILIDDMVDTAGTMVKAASALKKCGAVSVMACCTHPVLSGSAYEHIEKGELDELVVANTIPMTKQSKRIKMLSTASMLGEVIRRVHNNESVNSLFEIS